Proteins found in one Cobetia sp. L2A1 genomic segment:
- a CDS encoding NAD(P)/FAD-dependent oxidoreductase has translation MQQPSFPDDSAAIATSSFDDAIARLVIIGHGMAAQKLLEQLVALAPDEKLPWPVLVIGEEPHLPYNRIQLSPLLAGDVKAGSLTSQSDDWFTGHGITRLSGDSVVQIDREARQLVTTNGCRLPYQRLVIATGSRPALPLTLPISTLTRPRSATAHAPTDWPEGLMGFRELKDVEQMRLACSEGGRALVIGGGLLGLEAAEGLRKGGLDVTLLQRSERLMNRQLDGIAAGLLEQELTGRGLDIITNTHLDQWLQSPDGRITGVRLTNGRELQADLTVAATGIRPEMSLAQTAGLTCQRAICVDGHLLTSDPHIHALGECCEVDGETFGLIEPIWAQIEVLARQLLELPTTPYCNAPLATRLKVSGIDLYSCGELTPAEGDEVLVYQDSVLNDYRRLLLRDNCLIGVVLYGDVSAGNALFEALKAATPLADIREDLLFAPEEALARLDDTPPPSPNDPTSRARNKSANTKPDPGTDINTAQRDSAHITPDSLEEAA, from the coding sequence ATGCAGCAGCCATCTTTTCCCGATGACTCAGCGGCTATTGCAACATCTTCATTCGATGACGCTATCGCAAGGCTCGTGATCATCGGTCACGGTATGGCCGCGCAGAAGCTGTTAGAGCAACTGGTCGCACTTGCACCTGATGAAAAGCTTCCCTGGCCTGTACTGGTCATCGGCGAAGAACCGCACCTACCGTATAACCGCATCCAGCTATCGCCGTTACTGGCCGGAGATGTCAAGGCAGGCAGCTTGACCAGCCAATCCGACGACTGGTTCACCGGCCATGGGATTACACGCCTCAGCGGCGATTCCGTCGTGCAGATTGATCGAGAAGCTCGCCAGCTAGTGACTACCAATGGATGCCGCCTACCCTACCAGCGGCTCGTCATCGCCACTGGATCACGCCCTGCACTGCCGCTGACCTTGCCGATATCGACACTAACGCGCCCTCGGTCTGCAACAGCCCATGCACCAACAGACTGGCCCGAAGGTTTGATGGGGTTTCGAGAGCTAAAGGATGTCGAGCAGATGCGTCTGGCGTGTAGCGAAGGCGGTCGGGCGCTGGTAATCGGTGGTGGACTTCTGGGGCTAGAAGCTGCGGAAGGGCTACGCAAAGGCGGGCTAGACGTCACTCTTCTTCAGCGTAGCGAGCGATTGATGAACCGCCAGCTGGATGGCATCGCCGCAGGCCTACTGGAGCAGGAACTGACAGGCCGCGGACTCGACATCATCACCAACACTCATCTGGACCAGTGGCTTCAGTCGCCTGATGGCCGCATCACTGGCGTACGCCTTACCAATGGCCGTGAGCTTCAGGCTGATCTGACCGTCGCCGCCACCGGCATTCGTCCCGAGATGTCGCTGGCGCAGACCGCCGGCCTGACATGCCAGCGCGCGATCTGTGTCGATGGCCATCTGCTCACCAGCGATCCCCATATTCACGCGTTGGGGGAGTGTTGCGAAGTCGACGGCGAGACCTTCGGGCTGATCGAACCCATCTGGGCTCAAATAGAGGTACTGGCCCGCCAGCTACTCGAATTACCGACAACACCCTATTGCAATGCCCCACTCGCGACCCGCCTAAAGGTCAGTGGTATCGACCTTTATAGCTGCGGTGAGCTTACGCCAGCCGAGGGGGATGAAGTCCTTGTCTATCAAGATTCCGTTCTCAACGATTATCGCCGCCTATTACTTCGCGACAACTGCTTGATCGGTGTCGTGCTCTACGGCGATGTCAGCGCTGGCAATGCGCTCTTCGAAGCGCTCAAGGCCGCCACACCACTCGCGGACATTCGCGAAGATCTGTTGTTCGCTCCTGAAGAAGCACTAGCGCGGCTTGACGATACGCCTCCCCCTTCGCCCAACGACCCCACGAGTCGTGCACGCAACAAAAGCGCTAACACCAAGCCTGATCCTGGTACCGACATCAACACCGCCCAGCGCGATAGCGCACACATTACACCTGACTCTCTTGAGGAGGCCGCATGA
- a CDS encoding acyl-CoA thioesterase, whose protein sequence is MTPASTPPLEALVTLLGLETLEENLFRGHSQDLGFPQLFGGQVLGQALSAATRTVPAERKVHSLHGYFLRPGDAHKPVVYQVDGVRDGGSFTTRRISAIQNGKTIFFCSASFHGQEEGFEHQQAMPVGDSPEQLIEQGAKIERYDGHPIEFLRMPSPSPEANEDKVSRSGLMPPPRQRLWFRLAGDLPEDDALHRYLLTYSSDFNLLATGLIGHDVYFGSPGLQMASLDHSLWFHRDVRVNDWILYEMDSPWAGDARSFSRGSLYNRHGELVASSAQEGLTRLRKHP, encoded by the coding sequence ATGACCCCAGCTTCAACGCCTCCCCTGGAAGCTCTAGTGACATTGCTTGGCCTGGAAACACTGGAAGAGAATCTCTTTCGAGGACATAGCCAGGATTTGGGCTTTCCACAATTATTTGGAGGCCAGGTCTTGGGGCAAGCATTGTCTGCTGCCACACGCACTGTCCCCGCGGAGCGCAAGGTACATTCTCTGCATGGTTATTTCCTGCGTCCAGGCGACGCCCACAAGCCTGTCGTGTATCAGGTAGATGGCGTGCGCGATGGAGGGAGCTTCACTACCCGCCGTATCAGTGCCATCCAGAATGGCAAGACCATCTTCTTCTGCAGCGCTTCTTTTCATGGTCAGGAAGAAGGATTTGAGCACCAGCAAGCAATGCCAGTAGGCGATAGCCCCGAACAATTGATTGAGCAAGGGGCAAAGATCGAGCGCTACGATGGTCATCCCATTGAGTTTCTGCGCATGCCGTCACCATCCCCAGAAGCTAACGAGGATAAGGTCTCGCGTAGTGGCCTGATGCCACCCCCTCGACAGCGGCTATGGTTTCGATTGGCCGGTGACTTGCCGGAAGATGATGCGCTTCATCGCTATCTCCTGACCTATAGTTCCGACTTCAATCTGCTGGCGACAGGGCTGATCGGTCATGACGTCTATTTCGGCTCACCTGGACTTCAGATGGCGAGCCTGGATCACTCTCTCTGGTTCCATCGCGATGTTCGCGTCAATGATTGGATCCTTTATGAGATGGATAGCCCATGGGCGGGAGACGCACGCAGCTTCTCTCGCGGCAGCCTGTATAATCGCCATGGTGAGCTTGTTGCTTCCAGTGCCCAGGAAGGACTGACACGGCTGCGCAAGCATCCATGA
- a CDS encoding nitrate reductase, translating to MATDTAAPTVPARRCATTTCPYCGVGCGVALELEEDESGPRIVSLAGDDQHPANYGRLCVKGSALAETLSPQGRLTHPQVRDAAGVLREVSWDTALDLIATRFGQLREMHGADSIAAYLSGQLLTEDYYLANKLFKGFIGTPHLDTNSRLCMASAVVAHKRAFGADAVPCNYEDLESAELVVLVGSNLAWNHPVLFQRLKQARIDNPLLRIVVIDPRVTDSCEIADLYLGIRPGSDARLFNGLLAYMAERGRLDRLYLEAHTQGFDAALAEARREECSLAAIARDCDVDVERLETFYYWFTTQLHVVTLFSQGINQSTSGTDKCNAIINCHLAGGKLGLPGAGPFSITGQPNAMGGREVGGLANQLAAHMDYDTPGARALVSEFWQAPNIPEAPGHKAVELFAALGRGEIQALWIMATNPAVSLPDSHNVRAALARCPLVIVSDCVTDSDTLAYADVVLPASSWGEKDGTVTNSERRISRQRGLLTPPGEARHDWWQLAEVGKRMGYSQAFSYAGPHAIFREHARLSGYRNASPRMKAGKRIGDKASCVKRLFNIAPLAELDRAEYDNLKPIQWPVRRDAHGSLLGTPRLFEDATFNTPNGRARLVPIIPQLPCQLLSSETPLRLNTGRIRDQWHTMTRTARSPRLMNHRAEPYVELHARDAESRKLQDGALARIFSRDAQGAIRGDYRARVRISSGQRVGEVFIPMHWNDHFASHGRAGALLAGLTDPLSGQPESKHGAVEVVALECEWQATLLLAPGLLEQRTDFTVAMEALEGWYWARIPQGSLVRYQLAGGGQPDWRKWCHEQLGIAADLWGEDDAYKELRAAGLKEGRLQWWLRVAPASSSALRQPNVAWLGECFANDQLAPRERRSLLAGKPSGQAEVGTMVCACHQVGEITIRHAIQVGDTSVESLGARLACGTRCGSCLPELKRLVEEERSHERTDTSLEMA from the coding sequence ATGGCCACCGATACCGCGGCGCCCACAGTGCCGGCCAGGCGCTGTGCCACGACGACATGTCCTTATTGTGGTGTGGGATGTGGTGTGGCGCTTGAGTTGGAAGAAGACGAGAGCGGGCCGCGCATCGTGTCGCTCGCAGGGGATGATCAGCATCCTGCCAATTATGGCCGTCTATGCGTCAAAGGTTCAGCGCTTGCCGAGACATTGTCACCACAGGGGCGGTTGACGCATCCGCAGGTGCGAGATGCGGCAGGCGTTCTGCGCGAGGTGAGCTGGGACACTGCGCTGGACTTGATCGCGACTCGTTTTGGCCAGCTCCGCGAGATGCACGGCGCAGATAGTATCGCGGCCTATCTCTCGGGGCAGTTACTGACAGAGGACTACTATCTCGCCAACAAGCTGTTCAAAGGCTTTATAGGTACGCCGCACCTGGATACCAACTCGCGGCTGTGCATGGCCTCGGCAGTCGTCGCACATAAGCGGGCCTTCGGGGCAGATGCGGTCCCTTGCAACTATGAAGACCTCGAGAGCGCGGAGCTGGTGGTGCTGGTCGGTAGCAATCTTGCCTGGAATCACCCAGTACTCTTCCAGCGACTCAAGCAGGCGAGAATCGATAATCCTCTATTGCGCATCGTGGTGATCGATCCACGAGTGACCGATAGTTGTGAGATCGCCGACCTTTATCTGGGCATCCGCCCTGGCAGTGATGCTCGATTGTTCAATGGGCTATTGGCCTATATGGCAGAGCGCGGTCGACTTGACCGCCTCTATCTTGAAGCTCATACCCAGGGATTTGATGCGGCGCTTGCTGAGGCTCGGCGCGAGGAGTGCTCATTGGCGGCAATTGCGCGTGACTGTGATGTCGATGTCGAGCGTCTCGAAACCTTCTATTACTGGTTCACGACTCAGTTGCATGTAGTAACGCTCTTTTCTCAAGGCATCAATCAGTCAACCAGCGGTACAGACAAGTGCAACGCGATCATCAATTGTCATCTGGCGGGAGGGAAATTGGGATTGCCGGGTGCCGGGCCGTTTTCGATCACTGGCCAGCCCAATGCCATGGGCGGCCGTGAAGTGGGTGGGCTGGCAAATCAACTGGCAGCGCACATGGATTACGACACACCGGGGGCGCGGGCTCTGGTCAGCGAATTCTGGCAGGCGCCGAATATCCCTGAAGCCCCTGGTCATAAGGCGGTAGAGTTATTCGCTGCATTGGGTCGTGGTGAGATTCAGGCGCTGTGGATCATGGCAACCAATCCGGCCGTCAGTTTGCCGGACTCCCACAATGTTCGCGCGGCACTGGCCCGCTGCCCGCTAGTGATTGTCTCTGACTGTGTGACAGACAGCGACACTCTGGCCTATGCCGATGTGGTGCTACCGGCGAGCAGCTGGGGGGAGAAGGACGGCACCGTGACCAATTCCGAGCGACGTATCTCGCGCCAGCGTGGTCTGCTAACGCCACCTGGAGAAGCACGTCATGACTGGTGGCAGCTGGCGGAAGTCGGCAAGCGCATGGGTTACTCCCAGGCATTCAGCTATGCAGGTCCACATGCCATCTTCCGCGAGCATGCACGGCTCTCCGGCTATCGGAATGCCTCGCCACGCATGAAAGCGGGCAAGCGCATTGGTGACAAGGCTTCTTGTGTGAAGCGGCTATTCAATATTGCACCGCTGGCAGAGCTGGACCGTGCAGAGTATGACAACCTCAAGCCTATTCAGTGGCCCGTGCGGCGTGATGCGCATGGCAGCTTGCTGGGCACTCCGCGCTTGTTCGAGGATGCCACCTTCAACACGCCGAATGGGCGTGCGCGATTAGTGCCGATAATCCCTCAACTGCCTTGTCAACTGCTGAGTAGTGAGACGCCATTACGTCTGAACACCGGGCGTATACGGGATCAATGGCACACCATGACGCGCACGGCGCGAAGCCCACGTCTGATGAATCATCGTGCCGAGCCGTATGTCGAGTTACATGCACGTGATGCTGAATCGCGAAAATTACAGGATGGTGCGCTGGCACGTATCTTCAGCCGTGATGCTCAGGGGGCTATTCGTGGCGACTATCGCGCAAGAGTCCGCATCTCTAGCGGGCAACGTGTAGGGGAAGTTTTTATTCCGATGCATTGGAATGATCACTTCGCCAGTCATGGTCGTGCTGGAGCGTTGTTGGCAGGGCTGACGGATCCATTATCCGGCCAGCCGGAATCCAAACATGGCGCAGTAGAAGTGGTCGCACTTGAGTGTGAGTGGCAGGCGACATTGCTGCTGGCCCCAGGGCTTCTTGAACAGCGTACCGATTTCACGGTGGCTATGGAGGCACTGGAAGGGTGGTATTGGGCGCGCATTCCGCAAGGCTCGCTAGTGCGCTATCAGCTCGCCGGTGGAGGACAGCCCGATTGGCGGAAGTGGTGTCACGAACAGTTGGGGATAGCTGCTGATTTATGGGGGGAGGATGACGCATATAAAGAGTTGCGTGCTGCTGGCCTTAAGGAAGGAAGGCTTCAGTGGTGGCTTAGAGTAGCACCGGCCTCATCGAGCGCGCTTCGTCAGCCCAATGTTGCCTGGTTAGGCGAGTGCTTCGCCAACGATCAGCTAGCGCCGCGTGAACGCCGCAGCTTATTGGCCGGGAAGCCCTCAGGGCAAGCCGAGGTCGGGACGATGGTCTGTGCTTGTCATCAGGTTGGCGAAATCACTATCCGTCATGCTATCCAGGTTGGCGATACATCAGTGGAATCACTGGGCGCACGGCTGGCGTGTGGCACTCGTTGTGGTTCCTGTCTGCCTGAACTCAAACGTCTTGTCGAAGAGGAGCGTTCTCATGAGCGTACTGATACGTCGCTGGAAATGGCGTGA
- the nirD gene encoding nitrite reductase small subunit NirD, with product MTTSTLTASNGTSMDNSHWVTLCQREDLVEGSGVAAWHETSEAQQSQSFQIALFTLPTTGGDAPQVFAIDHRDPVSGANVMARGLLGDQSGEPLVISPLYKQRYRLKDGQCIEDAALRLKVWPVRVEGNAVQVGFDQPAAAQTA from the coding sequence ATGACGACGTCTACACTCACCGCATCGAATGGCACCTCCATGGATAACTCGCACTGGGTCACTCTTTGCCAGCGCGAAGACCTCGTCGAAGGCTCAGGCGTCGCCGCCTGGCATGAGACGTCAGAAGCACAGCAGAGCCAATCTTTTCAGATAGCACTATTTACACTGCCGACCACTGGAGGCGATGCGCCGCAGGTCTTCGCCATCGATCATCGCGATCCTGTCTCGGGGGCCAACGTGATGGCGCGTGGATTGCTGGGTGATCAGTCCGGTGAGCCACTGGTAATATCGCCCCTCTACAAGCAGCGCTATCGATTGAAGGATGGGCAATGCATCGAGGATGCCGCGCTCCGGCTCAAGGTGTGGCCAGTACGCGTTGAGGGAAATGCCGTTCAGGTCGGCTTTGACCAACCAGCCGCAGCGCAGACGGCCTGA
- the nirB gene encoding nitrite reductase large subunit NirB, which produces MKNLIIIGNGMVGHHCIEQLIEQGATAHYQIHVFGEERHIAYDRVHLSEYFTGRDAESLALGSAEDYVASGITLHLDEVVISIDRDNGEVVTSRGRYPYDSLVMATGSTPFVPPIEGLGAMGSVAAASNRLVYRTLEDLDQIRAAAEGKTRGVVVGGGLLGLEAANALKSLGLEAHVVEFAPRLMPVQLDEDGGQTLKQHITALGVGVHLNRATTSIVPGNDYKWRMNFADGEHLETDLIVFSAGIRPQDALARTASLEIGERGGIIIDDECRTSDPEIFAIGECALWQSRIFGLVAPGYQMARGVASLLAASTHGESDEAGDSFCFQGADMSTKLKLLGVDVGSIGDAHGQTEGAISYRYCDEAEGVYRRLVVSKDRKQVLGAVLVGDNSRYDTLLQYVSNAIAAPKDPAALILPDSSGEAITLGADALPATATLCSCHNVSKGDVCGAIDAGHNDLGAIKASTKASTGCGGCAALLKKVVDAELESRGVEVDHSLCEHFAHTRQELYSLVRVESIETFSELMARHGRHAGALGCEICKPAVGSILASCWNAPITDPSHIPQQDTNDTFMANMQKNGTYSVVPRIPGGEITPDKLIAIGDVAKRYNLYTKITGGQRIDLFGAQLHELPEIWGELIAAGFETGHAYGKSTRTVKSCIGTTWCRYGVQDSMAMALRLEDRYKGLRSPHKLKFAVSGCTRECAEAQSKDVGVIATENGWNLYVCGNGGMRPRHAELFATDLDDETLISTIDRFLMFYIRTADRLQRTSVWREGLEGGLDYLKDVIIDDSLGLGDVLETQMQLVVERYECEWANALKHPEKLKRFRSYVNDQRPDPDVVNIVERGQIRPAPTALIASDGPSAEASSTNATHQLATEIR; this is translated from the coding sequence ATGAAAAACCTGATCATCATTGGTAACGGCATGGTCGGTCATCACTGCATCGAGCAGCTGATCGAACAAGGCGCCACCGCCCACTATCAGATTCATGTCTTCGGCGAAGAGCGCCACATCGCTTACGACCGCGTGCACCTCTCGGAATACTTCACAGGGCGCGATGCTGAATCACTGGCACTGGGGAGTGCCGAAGACTATGTCGCAAGCGGTATCACGCTGCACCTCGACGAAGTTGTCATCTCAATTGACCGTGATAACGGTGAAGTCGTCACCTCCCGCGGGCGCTATCCCTATGACAGCCTGGTAATGGCCACGGGCTCGACACCCTTTGTACCGCCCATCGAAGGACTTGGGGCCATGGGAAGTGTCGCTGCGGCGAGCAATCGACTGGTCTATCGCACACTGGAGGATCTCGACCAGATTCGCGCTGCAGCCGAAGGGAAGACTCGTGGCGTGGTGGTCGGTGGTGGTCTGCTAGGGCTTGAAGCGGCCAATGCGCTCAAATCGCTCGGACTGGAAGCGCATGTGGTCGAGTTCGCCCCACGACTGATGCCCGTACAGCTGGATGAAGACGGTGGCCAGACATTGAAGCAGCACATCACCGCGTTGGGCGTCGGAGTACATCTCAACCGCGCCACCACTAGCATCGTGCCTGGCAATGACTACAAGTGGCGCATGAACTTCGCCGATGGCGAACACCTGGAGACCGATCTGATCGTGTTCTCTGCCGGTATTCGCCCACAGGATGCTCTGGCGCGTACCGCCAGCCTCGAAATAGGTGAGCGTGGCGGCATCATCATCGATGACGAGTGCCGCACCTCCGACCCCGAAATCTTCGCCATTGGCGAGTGCGCACTATGGCAATCGCGCATCTTTGGCCTGGTAGCACCCGGCTATCAAATGGCACGGGGCGTGGCCTCCTTACTGGCGGCCAGTACCCATGGCGAATCTGACGAGGCGGGAGACAGCTTCTGCTTCCAGGGTGCCGACATGTCGACCAAGCTCAAACTGCTTGGTGTCGATGTTGGCTCCATCGGCGATGCACATGGCCAGACGGAAGGTGCCATCAGTTATCGCTACTGCGATGAAGCAGAAGGCGTCTACCGTCGTCTCGTCGTCTCGAAAGACCGCAAGCAGGTGCTCGGCGCAGTCCTGGTGGGCGATAACTCCCGCTACGACACACTGTTGCAATATGTCAGCAATGCTATCGCGGCACCCAAGGACCCGGCAGCACTCATCCTTCCCGACAGCAGCGGTGAGGCGATTACGCTAGGCGCTGATGCACTGCCAGCAACAGCGACGCTGTGCTCATGTCACAACGTCTCCAAAGGCGACGTCTGTGGTGCCATTGATGCTGGCCACAACGACCTTGGCGCCATCAAGGCCAGCACCAAAGCCAGCACCGGCTGCGGTGGTTGTGCGGCATTGCTCAAGAAGGTCGTCGATGCAGAACTCGAGAGCCGCGGCGTCGAGGTTGATCACTCACTGTGCGAGCACTTCGCCCACACGCGACAGGAACTCTACTCACTCGTGCGCGTCGAGAGTATCGAGACCTTTAGCGAGCTGATGGCCCGCCATGGTCGCCATGCTGGTGCGCTGGGCTGCGAGATCTGCAAGCCGGCAGTGGGCTCCATTCTCGCTTCCTGCTGGAATGCGCCCATTACCGACCCCTCGCATATCCCGCAACAAGATACCAACGATACCTTCATGGCCAATATGCAGAAAAACGGCACCTACTCAGTCGTGCCACGCATTCCCGGTGGTGAGATAACGCCTGACAAGCTGATCGCTATTGGCGACGTTGCCAAACGCTACAACCTCTATACCAAGATCACCGGCGGCCAACGCATCGATCTATTCGGCGCCCAGTTACACGAGCTGCCGGAAATCTGGGGCGAGCTGATCGCGGCCGGCTTCGAAACGGGGCATGCCTACGGAAAATCGACACGGACAGTAAAGTCCTGCATCGGTACCACCTGGTGCCGCTATGGCGTACAGGACAGCATGGCGATGGCCTTGAGATTGGAAGATCGCTACAAGGGCCTGCGTTCACCACACAAGCTCAAGTTCGCCGTATCCGGCTGTACACGTGAATGTGCCGAAGCCCAGAGCAAGGATGTCGGTGTCATTGCGACCGAGAATGGCTGGAATTTATATGTCTGCGGTAACGGCGGCATGCGCCCGCGCCATGCGGAGCTATTCGCGACTGACCTCGACGACGAGACTCTCATCAGCACGATTGATCGCTTCTTGATGTTCTATATCCGCACTGCTGATCGCCTGCAGCGCACGTCGGTATGGCGTGAAGGTCTCGAAGGCGGCCTCGACTATTTGAAAGACGTCATCATCGACGACAGTCTCGGGCTCGGCGACGTGCTGGAGACCCAGATGCAGCTGGTGGTCGAGCGCTACGAGTGCGAATGGGCCAATGCGCTCAAGCATCCTGAAAAGCTCAAGCGCTTCCGCAGCTACGTGAATGATCAACGCCCGGATCCCGACGTGGTCAATATCGTCGAACGCGGGCAGATTCGCCCGGCACCCACAGCATTGATTGCCAGTGATGGTCCTAGTGCCGAGGCTTCTTCTACCAACGCCACTCACCAGCTGGCCACGGAGATACGCTAA
- the cobA gene encoding uroporphyrinogen-III C-methyltransferase has product MSVLIRRWKWRESMSPIVMSFVAVIRDAMTTRRGSGVLGSQSGLRGDVGTISPDWDGLLPGEVALIGAGPGDPELMTLKAWRMLNAADAVVYDRLVGDEILAQLPVHCERYYVGKACGNHSVPQAEIGSLMVRLAGEGMRVARLKGGDPGVFGRMGEELSALDTAGIRRHVVPGITAASGAAAALGMPLTDRAHAQRLRFVTAQLCHQDEQPDWAQLARRDETLVFYMGLNRLEMICNALMHHGLPADWPMMLIANASLPGQQTLHGTLDSMVERLAEYPLPTPCLIVVGSVCQMAVGRAVELNAQKSEPLVNEVAACA; this is encoded by the coding sequence ATGAGCGTACTGATACGTCGCTGGAAATGGCGTGAATCCATGTCGCCTATCGTCATGTCATTCGTGGCAGTGATACGCGATGCCATGACAACTCGCCGTGGCTCCGGCGTACTGGGTTCACAATCAGGCTTGCGTGGAGATGTCGGCACGATCTCGCCAGATTGGGATGGATTGTTGCCGGGCGAGGTGGCGCTGATCGGTGCTGGGCCTGGTGATCCAGAGTTGATGACGTTAAAGGCATGGCGAATGCTGAATGCAGCAGATGCCGTGGTCTACGATCGACTGGTCGGTGATGAGATCCTCGCACAGTTACCAGTACACTGTGAGCGCTATTACGTCGGTAAGGCATGCGGCAATCATAGTGTTCCTCAGGCAGAAATCGGATCGCTGATGGTACGCCTGGCAGGGGAGGGCATGCGTGTCGCACGCCTGAAGGGGGGGGACCCCGGTGTCTTTGGCCGTATGGGTGAAGAGCTCTCGGCATTGGATACGGCGGGCATCAGGCGTCATGTCGTGCCGGGTATCACTGCGGCCTCCGGTGCGGCGGCAGCATTGGGGATGCCGCTGACAGATCGGGCTCACGCTCAGCGCCTACGCTTTGTCACTGCTCAGCTATGTCATCAAGATGAGCAACCCGATTGGGCACAACTGGCGCGTCGCGATGAAACGCTCGTCTTCTATATGGGTCTCAATCGACTGGAGATGATCTGCAATGCGCTAATGCATCATGGCCTACCGGCAGACTGGCCGATGATGTTGATCGCCAATGCCAGCCTCCCCGGACAACAGACGTTGCATGGCACCTTGGATAGCATGGTCGAGCGGTTGGCAGAATATCCGTTGCCGACACCCTGTTTGATTGTGGTCGGTAGTGTCTGTCAGATGGCGGTAGGGCGGGCAGTCGAGCTCAACGCGCAAAAGAGTGAACCCTTGGTAAATGAGGTGGCAGCATGTGCATAG